One Klebsiella electrica genomic window, GGGCTACCATCGCCTGGCAAAACCTGAAGACCGGTACTTGTTCGTATTTGAGGTTAACAATCAGCGCTACTACTTGCTGCAAGAGAGCCAGAAATACGGGTATCTTGAGCTGGTGATTGATGGCTTCGCGCCGCTGGTTATTATGCTGTGTATTCTGTGCGCATACTGGATCGGTCGACTGACATCAGCGAGAGTGACCATCCCCATCACGCGATTGGCGGAAGTTGTGCAACGCAAGCAAAAACCCTTACCCTACCAGGACGCAAATGATGAAATCGGCATTTTAGCGCGCGCATTCGCCCAACATAGCGACGAACTGGAACGTTTTCTGCAGCGTGAGCGCTGCTTTGTCGGCGATGCCAGTCACGAATTACGCACGCCGTTGGCTATCATTGCCGGCGCAGCAGAAACTATCGCCCACCAGTTGCCCGCGGATAGCCATCTGGTACAAAGCGCGGAACGCATCGTCCACACCACCCAGGAAATGCAGCGTCAGCTAAGTTGTCTTTTATTGCTCTCGCGCGATCCGCAAACGCTGCCGCAGTCCGACGTACCTTTGCGCCCGATATTTGAGGAGTGCGTCGCCCGATGCCAGCCCTGGCTGGCAAAAAAAGAGGTCAACTTAATCCTTGACTTACCATCCTCTCCCCACGCATGTACCAATGCCGAGTTAGCGCGCAGCGTCATCTGGAATCTTCTGCGCAATGCCTGTCAGTACACCGAAATGGGGGAGGTTCGTCTGGCGATGCATGGTACGACGATCGTCATATGCGATAGCGGACCGGGGCTACCATCCAGTATCGATCCCCAGCAGTTTCGCCGCTTTCAGCGCGGCGCCCGGCTCAGTGGCGAAGGGCTTGGTTTATCCATTGTGCAACGCATTGTGGAGCATTTAGGCTGGGGCATGACGGTCGAAAGTTCTGAGAAGGGATGCCGTTTTACACTAGAGTTACGCGATACGGTACAGCGGACAACAGCAAAGTGATTTTCACGCCCCAGGGCTGGTGAGTTCCACCCCGGATATCATTCCCGAAAACGCATAAACGACGGTATCCTGCGATATTCCGCAGCAAGGCCCTAACAATTTCCTGACACTCCTTCCGCCATAATGTGAAAAGGATGACTTATCAGGAGATACGCATGCCACCCCCCGTGATGACGAAAACCGGTGAAGGCCCGAATAACATGACCGGCTTTAATACCTTTATATATTCGCGCAATGGTTTTATCGCTGCGGCGGAAGGTGAAAGCGAATTTCGTCAACGGTTATCCTGACAGCCAGACAGCGGATAATCCGATGCTGGATGAAGGCACCGTCGATTCCATTTATTATCTTATCCAGTATTCATACTAAGGAAGGTGCGAACAAGTTCCTGATATGAGATCATCATATTCATCCGGAGCGCATCCCAGAGGGACATCATGAGCCATCAACTCACCTTCGCCGATAGTGAATTCAGCACTAAGCGCCGTCAGACCCGAAAAGAGATTTTCCTCTCCCGCATGGAGCAGATTCTGCCATGGCAGAATATGACCGCTGTCATCGAGCCGTTTTATCCCAAGGCGGGCAATGGCCGACGGCCCTATCCGCTGGAGACCATGCTGCGTATTCACTGCATGCAGCATTGGTACAACCTGAGCGACGGTGCCATGGAAGATGCCCTGTACGAAATCGCCTCCATGCGCCTGTTTGCCCGATTATCCCTGGATAGCGCCCTGCCGGATCGCACCACCATCATGAATTTCCGCCACCTGCTCGAGCAGCATCAACTGGCCCGTCAATTGTTCAAGACCATCAATCGCTGGCTGGCCGAAGCAGGCGTCATGATGACCCAAGGCACTTTGGTGGATGCCACCATCATTGAGGCACCCAGCTCTACCAAGAACAAAGAGCAGCAACGCGATCCGGAGATGCATCAGACCAAGAAAGGCAATCAGTGGCACTTTGGCATGAAGGCCCACATTGGTGTCGATGCCAAGAGTGGCCTGACCCACAGCCTAGTCACCACCGCGGCCAACGAGCATGACCTCAATCAGCTGGGTAATCTGCTTCATGGAGAGGAGCAATTTGTCTCAGCCGATGCCGGCTACCAAGGAGCGCCACAGCGCGAGGAGCTGGCCGAGGTGGATGTGGACTGGCTGATCGCCGAGCGTCCCGGCAGGGTAAAAACCTTGAAGCAGCATCCGCGCAAGAACAAAACGGCCATCAACATCGAATACATGAAAGCCAGCATCCGTGCCAAGGTGGAGCACCCGTTTCGCATCATCAAGCGGCAGTTCGGCTTCGTGAAAGCCAGATACAGGGGGCTGCTGAAAAACGATAACCAACTGGCGATGTTATTCACCCTGGCCAACCTGTTTCGGGTGGACCAAATGATACGTCAGTGGGAGAGATCTCAGTAAAAACCGGAAATAACGCCAGAAATGGTGGAAAAAATAGCCTAAATAGGCTGATTCGATGTGTTTGCGGGAAAAAAATCGGCCCAGATCCGCGAAATTTTAATCAGCGAGTCAGCTTGGGAAGAAATGACCTGCTTATTCGCACCTTCCCTAAGGAAAGGTATGTTACCAGGCAATAAAACTATTCTGGCAAGAGTCATAGCTTCAGTGACAATTTTTGTGGTGATTGTCCTTTCGGGGATTTATCTACAGGCAGGATTTAGTTCACCATCGAGAAATATAACCGGTGATGCACAGCTGGTACGATTTATGACGCCGTTTCTCCGCGGTGCTCGCGGCCATGTAGCGGTCGCGCTCATTAAACCGGGAGGGGTCCAGTATGGTCTCTGGGGAGGGGATTTTAGTCAGGAATTTGAGGTCGGTAGTCTGAGCAAAACGATGACGGCGGCATTGTTGGCTGATGCCGAGAATCGTGGGGAGGTCAAACCCGAAACCACCGTTGGCGAACTCCTCCCCGGCCTACCCGTAGCGATGGCATCTGTCCGGCTCTCAGAACTGGCTTCTCACCATTCGGGGCTTCCTGACATATCGACAACGCCGTTGCAGAGCGCCTTGATGTTATTAGCCATCGCCACTCATAAGAACCCGTGGCGTTTCTCAGAGAATGACATCATTGCGATGCTGCGTAGAACAGAAAAAGAGGAAAATAATTATTTCAGGTATTCCAGTATGGGTTACGCAGTTCTCGGTCTTACGCTGGAAAAAATGACTCATATGTCCTATAGCGAGTTGCTGAATAAACGACTCCTGGCCCCTACAGGAATGAAAAATACCTTTGTCGCGACACCAGACGATGGCGCAAAAAACGACGTCAGTCGCGGTTGGTCAGCCGCAGGATATCGTGAGGCCCCTTGGTACATGTTCTCGTTTGCCCCTGCCGGTGGCGTGAGGTCCACCATCACCGATATGGTTAAATATACGCAGGCCTTGCTCCGCGGCAAATTACCGGGAAGTGTTGCGATGGATCCGAAACGGTCAACGGATGAACGTGACACAAGGATCGGTTATGGCTGGTTTACAACAAAATTCAGAGGACGTGAGATAACCTGGCATAATGGCGAAACTGCTGGCTATGCCTCGGTCATTGCCATCGACAGGGCCAGCAAGACAGGCGTCGTCATCCTTTCTGATACCGCATGGCCTGTGATAACACCTGCAATACGCTTATTAATATCTCAGCCTGTAGATAACTAAATTTTTTCTGGAATGAAAATATGAACTGGATTGATATTATCTGGGCCTTGCTG contains:
- a CDS encoding serine hydrolase domain-containing protein, encoding MLPGNKTILARVIASVTIFVVIVLSGIYLQAGFSSPSRNITGDAQLVRFMTPFLRGARGHVAVALIKPGGVQYGLWGGDFSQEFEVGSLSKTMTAALLADAENRGEVKPETTVGELLPGLPVAMASVRLSELASHHSGLPDISTTPLQSALMLLAIATHKNPWRFSENDIIAMLRRTEKEENNYFRYSSMGYAVLGLTLEKMTHMSYSELLNKRLLAPTGMKNTFVATPDDGAKNDVSRGWSAAGYREAPWYMFSFAPAGGVRSTITDMVKYTQALLRGKLPGSVAMDPKRSTDERDTRIGYGWFTTKFRGREITWHNGETAGYASVIAIDRASKTGVVILSDTAWPVITPAIRLLISQPVDN
- a CDS encoding sensor histidine kinase, whose amino-acid sequence is MKSLYQQMTLKTRITISFVLLMVAIMAFVVVAEQLDYDDLRAYVVSQSMQDEASRLEGEMARGFPPVVPKGSQLYDARNVPEKLRQLAPGYHRLAKPEDRYLFVFEVNNQRYYLLQESQKYGYLELVIDGFAPLVIMLCILCAYWIGRLTSARVTIPITRLAEVVQRKQKPLPYQDANDEIGILARAFAQHSDELERFLQRERCFVGDASHELRTPLAIIAGAAETIAHQLPADSHLVQSAERIVHTTQEMQRQLSCLLLLSRDPQTLPQSDVPLRPIFEECVARCQPWLAKKEVNLILDLPSSPHACTNAELARSVIWNLLRNACQYTEMGEVRLAMHGTTIVICDSGPGLPSSIDPQQFRRFQRGARLSGEGLGLSIVQRIVEHLGWGMTVESSEKGCRFTLELRDTVQRTTAK
- a CDS encoding IS5-like element ISKpn26 family transposase translates to MSHQLTFADSEFSTKRRQTRKEIFLSRMEQILPWQNMTAVIEPFYPKAGNGRRPYPLETMLRIHCMQHWYNLSDGAMEDALYEIASMRLFARLSLDSALPDRTTIMNFRHLLEQHQLARQLFKTINRWLAEAGVMMTQGTLVDATIIEAPSSTKNKEQQRDPEMHQTKKGNQWHFGMKAHIGVDAKSGLTHSLVTTAANEHDLNQLGNLLHGEEQFVSADAGYQGAPQREELAEVDVDWLIAERPGRVKTLKQHPRKNKTAINIEYMKASIRAKVEHPFRIIKRQFGFVKARYRGLLKNDNQLAMLFTLANLFRVDQMIRQWERSQ